One Bacteroidia bacterium DNA segment encodes these proteins:
- a CDS encoding TolC family protein, translating to MNYFLSFLLVGVLGVWSFGAQAQNKVWNLQQCIEYAIQHNLNIAQSQLNSKNMELTKNQNYWNMAPNLNGFASHAYNIGRRIDPFTNQFANSTVRSNNFYLSSQVTLFNGLQQQNLIRQGNYDFEASKLDVEKIKQDIALNVANAYLSILLAEEVLTNSKKQREITLAQKERTMKLVEAGSLAIGNQYDIESQLANEDYNVIAAENQVTMAYLYLTQLMNYTEQADLLIEKPENLIPAESILQSTAEGIFQSAVAIQPDIKSAELKTLSAKSQLALARGTASPNLSLSGSIGTGYSGLSKELVGSPTITGFTPSGITSGGDTVFTPEISYDTRTTPFGKQFSDNINKNITFNLTIPIFNQRQSRTGINRAKIALESAQLTTSIRKQNLEQNIQKAYTDAKAALKQYEASTKAVSASKESFRYAEQRYNAGALSAMDYSNSKSRLAMAEVNLYRSKFDLVFKLKVLELYQKGISGL from the coding sequence TTGAATTATTTTCTTTCCTTTTTATTAGTTGGAGTTTTAGGAGTTTGGAGTTTTGGAGCACAGGCGCAAAACAAAGTTTGGAATTTGCAGCAATGCATTGAATATGCCATCCAGCACAACCTCAACATTGCCCAAAGCCAGTTAAACTCCAAGAATATGGAATTAACCAAGAATCAGAATTACTGGAACATGGCTCCTAATTTGAATGGGTTTGCATCGCATGCTTATAACATTGGACGAAGGATTGACCCTTTTACCAACCAATTTGCCAACAGCACCGTACGTTCCAACAACTTTTATTTAAGCAGTCAGGTTACTTTATTCAATGGTTTGCAGCAACAAAACCTGATTAGGCAAGGGAATTATGATTTTGAGGCCAGCAAATTGGATGTTGAGAAAATAAAACAAGACATTGCTTTAAATGTGGCCAATGCTTACCTCTCTATTTTGTTGGCTGAAGAAGTTTTGACCAACTCTAAGAAACAAAGGGAAATTACCCTGGCTCAAAAGGAAAGAACCATGAAATTGGTAGAGGCCGGTTCATTAGCCATAGGCAACCAATACGATATAGAGAGTCAATTAGCCAATGAAGATTACAATGTAATAGCGGCCGAGAATCAGGTTACCATGGCTTATTTGTATTTGACCCAATTAATGAATTATACCGAGCAAGCTGATTTATTGATAGAAAAACCGGAGAATTTAATACCGGCAGAAAGCATTTTACAATCTACCGCAGAGGGAATTTTCCAATCTGCCGTGGCGATTCAACCCGACATTAAAAGTGCCGAATTAAAAACCTTGAGTGCCAAGTCGCAATTAGCACTTGCCAGGGGAACTGCATCGCCAAACTTATCCTTAAGTGGAAGTATTGGTACCGGATATTCCGGATTAAGCAAAGAGTTGGTAGGTTCACCAACCATAACCGGATTTACACCAAGTGGAATAACCTCCGGAGGCGATACGGTTTTTACACCTGAAATAAGTTATGATACCAGAACCACCCCATTTGGAAAACAGTTCAGCGATAACATCAACAAAAACATTACATTTAACTTAACCATCCCAATTTTCAATCAAAGGCAAAGCAGAACGGGCATTAACAGAGCCAAAATTGCATTAGAAAGTGCCCAGTTAACTACCTCTATTCGCAAGCAAAATCTGGAACAAAACATCCAAAAAGCCTATACCGATGCCAAGGCTGCATTGAAGCAATATGAAGCCAGCACCAAAGCTGTTTCAGCCTCGAAAGAAAGTTTCAGGTATGCTGAACAACGATACAATGCAGGGGCATTAAGTGCAATGGATTACAGCAATTCAAAATCCAGGTTGGCCATGGCTGAGGTAAACTTATATCGTTCCAAATTTGATTTAGTTTTCAAACTTAAAGTATTGGAACTTTATCAAAAAGGAATTAGTGGATTATAA
- a CDS encoding phage holin family protein, translated as MKFIIQIVLSALSVLVTGYLMPGVKIDGLSTALVVAVVLALLNVFLKPVLVLLSFPVTFFTLGLFLLVINAIIILLASKLVDGFHVSGFWSALFFSIVLSIVNAILGGWASED; from the coding sequence ATGAAATTTATTATCCAAATTGTTTTAAGTGCCCTTTCGGTGCTGGTTACAGGTTATTTAATGCCTGGGGTAAAAATAGATGGCCTTTCAACTGCATTGGTGGTTGCAGTCGTTTTAGCCCTGTTGAATGTATTTCTAAAACCGGTTTTGGTACTTTTATCTTTTCCTGTTACTTTTTTCACCCTGGGTTTGTTTTTGTTGGTTATCAATGCGATAATTATTTTACTTGCTTCCAAACTAGTAGATGGATTCCATGTCAGTGGATTTTGGTCGGCCTTGTTTTTCAGTATCGTATTGTCCATTGTGAATGCCATTTTAGGAGGCTGGGCTTCAGAAGATTAG